A region of Prochlorococcus marinus subsp. pastoris str. CCMP1986 DNA encodes the following proteins:
- the queF gene encoding preQ(1) synthase — protein sequence MGTANLHDSTNKPLYGERIIEESNIICFENPNKKRIYEISIELPEFTCKCPFSGYPDFAKLNIYYQPNMKVYELKSLKLYINKFRDLKISHEEVVNRIMDDLLKAAVPHWIHLNADFNPRGNVSMKLDIYSGQKRN from the coding sequence ATGGGTACAGCTAATTTACATGATTCGACTAACAAGCCTTTATACGGAGAAAGAATAATAGAAGAATCAAATATAATTTGTTTTGAAAATCCTAATAAAAAAAGAATTTATGAAATTTCAATTGAGTTACCTGAATTTACTTGTAAATGCCCATTTTCAGGTTATCCAGATTTTGCAAAATTAAATATCTACTATCAGCCTAATATGAAAGTATATGAGTTGAAATCCTTAAAACTTTATATTAATAAATTTAGAGATCTCAAAATATCACATGAAGAAGTGGTAAATAGAATTATGGATGATCTTTTAAAAGCAGCAGTCCCACACTGGATTCATTTAAACGCTGATTTTAATCCTAGAGGAAATGTTTCTATGAAATTAGATATTTATAGTGGACAGAAAAGAAATTAA
- a CDS encoding P-II family nitrogen regulator, translating to MKKIEAIIRPFKLEDVKIALVNSGIVGMTVSEVRGFGRQKGQVERYRGSEFTVEFLQKLKVEVVVENEKVSSVIDAIAEAAKTGEIGDGKIFISSIDSVVRIRTGDTDEEAL from the coding sequence ATGAAGAAAATTGAGGCAATCATACGTCCATTTAAACTAGAAGATGTAAAAATTGCATTAGTAAATTCTGGAATTGTTGGAATGACTGTAAGTGAAGTCAGGGGATTTGGAAGACAAAAAGGTCAGGTAGAAAGGTATAGAGGTTCAGAATTTACAGTTGAATTTCTTCAGAAACTTAAAGTTGAAGTTGTAGTAGAAAATGAAAAAGTAAGTTCAGTAATAGATGCAATTGCCGAAGCTGCAAAAACAGGCGAAATTGGAGATGGAAAAATATTTATATCATCTATTGATTCTGTTGTAAGAATTAGAACTGGAGATACCGATGAAGAAGCTCTTTGA
- a CDS encoding TlyA family RNA methyltransferase yields MIKKSRLDLYLIYKGLCETRQKAQGLILAGKVKDINGKIFDKPGQQVLIGTEFIIESEPQFVSRGGEKLLEAFKKLKINVKDRVCIDAGISTGGFTDCLLQQGAKMVYGIDVGYGQTAWKLRKNPKVKLFERSNIRNLKPLDIYSEESLLPNFVVVDLSFISLKLVLQPINNLLSGDFIEGIFLIKPQFEVGKDRVSKGGVVRKAEYHIEAIESVINAANQLQWNIQGLVASPLVGPAGNHEYLAWMSKFGISNPIINTKFIENLVKETL; encoded by the coding sequence ATGATTAAAAAAAGTAGGCTAGATCTTTATCTTATTTACAAAGGTTTATGCGAGACTCGTCAGAAAGCACAGGGGCTAATTCTTGCAGGAAAGGTTAAAGATATCAATGGTAAGATTTTCGATAAACCTGGTCAACAAGTTTTAATAGGAACTGAATTTATTATTGAATCTGAACCTCAATTTGTATCGAGAGGAGGAGAAAAATTACTGGAGGCTTTTAAAAAATTAAAGATTAATGTTAAAGATAGAGTTTGTATAGATGCAGGAATTTCTACTGGAGGATTTACTGATTGCTTGTTGCAACAAGGAGCGAAAATGGTTTATGGGATTGATGTAGGTTATGGTCAAACGGCTTGGAAACTAAGGAAAAATCCAAAAGTGAAACTCTTTGAAAGATCAAATATTAGAAATTTAAAGCCTTTAGATATCTATTCTGAAGAAAGTTTATTACCAAATTTTGTTGTAGTAGATTTATCTTTTATTTCACTAAAGTTAGTTTTACAACCTATTAATAATTTATTATCAGGAGATTTTATAGAGGGAATATTTCTTATTAAACCTCAATTTGAAGTAGGGAAAGATCGAGTAAGTAAAGGGGGCGTTGTAAGAAAAGCTGAATATCATATTGAGGCTATTGAGTCAGTTATTAATGCAGCAAATCAATTGCAATGGAATATTCAAGGTCTTGTAGCTTCGCCTTTAGTTGGACCCGCAGGAAATCATGAATATCTAGCTTGGATGTCTAAGTTTGGGATTTCTAATCCAATAATAAATACTAAATTTATAGAAAATTTAGTAAAAGAAACTCTTTAA
- the purB gene encoding adenylosuccinate lyase: MIERYTLPEMGRIWTENAKFQSWLKVEIAACEANCTLGKMPEAALKEIRLNAKFEESRIKEIEKEVKHDVIAFLTNINEYVGDSGRYIHVGMTSSDILDTGLSLQLKDSCELLLEEIEKLENEVRSLARKHKNTLMIGRSHAIHGEPISFGFKLAGWLAEILRDKKRLLILKESISIGQISGAMGTYANTNPEIEKITCELLGLKPDTASTQVISRDRHAEYVQTIALIGASLDRFATEIRNLQRTDVLEVEEGFSKGQKGSSAMPHKRNPIRSERVSGLSRILRSYVVTALENVPLWHERDISHSSNERIMLPDVSICLHFMLREMKEIINNLKVYPDNMLKNLNIYGGVIFSQKVLLLLVEKGMSREKAYSLVQKSAHQAWNNENGNFKENIEGDQEIMTLVSENDLKVCFDPSIHLNNLNVIWDKLSI, from the coding sequence GTGATTGAACGTTACACATTACCCGAAATGGGAAGAATCTGGACTGAAAATGCAAAATTCCAGAGTTGGCTTAAAGTTGAAATTGCAGCATGCGAGGCAAATTGTACTCTTGGAAAAATGCCTGAAGCTGCGTTAAAAGAAATTCGTTTAAATGCAAAATTTGAAGAATCAAGAATTAAAGAAATCGAGAAAGAAGTAAAACATGATGTAATTGCATTTCTAACAAATATCAATGAATATGTTGGAGATTCCGGAAGATACATTCATGTTGGAATGACTAGCAGCGATATCCTTGATACAGGCCTCTCATTACAGCTAAAAGATTCCTGCGAATTGTTATTAGAGGAAATTGAAAAACTAGAAAATGAGGTCAGATCATTAGCAAGAAAGCATAAAAATACTTTAATGATTGGCAGATCCCATGCAATTCACGGAGAGCCTATTTCATTTGGATTTAAATTGGCAGGATGGTTAGCAGAAATATTAAGAGATAAAAAAAGATTATTAATCCTTAAAGAATCTATTTCCATTGGACAAATAAGTGGAGCAATGGGAACTTACGCTAATACAAACCCAGAAATAGAAAAAATTACTTGCGAGTTGCTGGGTTTAAAACCAGATACAGCAAGTACTCAGGTTATATCAAGAGATAGACATGCTGAATATGTTCAAACAATAGCGTTAATAGGAGCTTCACTTGATAGGTTTGCTACTGAGATAAGGAACCTTCAGAGAACAGATGTTTTAGAAGTCGAAGAAGGATTTTCAAAAGGGCAAAAAGGAAGCTCAGCTATGCCTCATAAAAGAAACCCTATTCGTAGTGAAAGGGTTAGCGGTTTATCTAGAATTTTGAGGAGTTATGTTGTAACAGCTCTTGAGAATGTTCCGCTTTGGCACGAGAGAGATATTAGCCATAGTTCTAATGAGCGTATCATGTTACCCGATGTATCTATATGCCTACATTTTATGCTTAGAGAAATGAAAGAAATTATAAATAATTTAAAAGTTTATCCGGACAATATGCTCAAAAATTTAAATATATATGGGGGAGTAATTTTTAGTCAGAAAGTTTTACTTTTACTTGTTGAAAAGGGTATGTCTAGGGAAAAGGCTTATAGCTTGGTACAAAAAAGTGCTCATCAAGCTTGGAATAATGAGAATGGTAATTTCAAGGAAAATATTGAGGGGGACCAAGAGATAATGACATTAGTTTCTGAGAATGATTTAAAGGTATGCTTTGACCCCTCAATCCACCTCAACAATTTAAATGTAATATGGGATAAGTTAAGTATTTAA
- a CDS encoding class II fumarate hydratase yields the protein MTKNFRFEKDSMGQIKVPSEALWGAQTQRSIINFSIGEELIPIELIYSLTVIKRAAAISNFKLGLINNVKKDLIIEACTEILDGKHDSQFPLKIWQTGSGTQTNMNINEVISNIAALKTNSGLGSHHPIHPNDDVNKSQSTNDTFPAAIQISVVTQIIKKLVPSIKELTKVLDSKSNKWKDLIKIGRTHFQDAVPISLGQEVSAWSKQLKDAEDALIISLNELCFLPLGGTAVGTGINCPKDFSKESIKSISEYTGLFFYKSKNHFSLMASHDRLAQVMGQIKILASALFKISNDIKILSSGPRSGIYELIIPKNEPGSSIMPGKVNPTQCEALSMVCTQVMGFEYAVSIANASGTLQMNEYKPLIGFNILTSIKLLNHAISNFRLKLVEGIQPNPKTIKANLENSLMLVTALVPKIGYEKAAEIANLAFNESINLKEATIKLGYLTANEFEDAINTNKMI from the coding sequence ATGACCAAGAACTTTAGATTTGAAAAAGATAGTATGGGACAGATAAAAGTTCCTTCAGAGGCTTTGTGGGGAGCCCAAACGCAGAGATCAATTATAAATTTTTCTATTGGTGAGGAGTTAATTCCAATTGAATTAATTTATTCACTTACGGTTATAAAAAGAGCAGCCGCAATTTCTAATTTCAAATTGGGTTTAATAAATAATGTAAAAAAAGATCTCATTATTGAAGCCTGTACAGAAATCCTTGATGGGAAACATGATTCTCAATTCCCCTTAAAAATATGGCAAACAGGTAGTGGTACACAAACAAATATGAATATCAATGAAGTCATATCTAATATTGCTGCGTTAAAAACAAATTCAGGACTTGGAAGTCATCATCCTATTCATCCAAATGATGATGTTAATAAATCGCAGTCTACAAATGATACTTTTCCTGCGGCTATTCAGATATCTGTTGTTACTCAAATAATTAAAAAATTAGTTCCATCAATAAAGGAACTTACTAAGGTTCTTGATAGTAAGAGTAATAAATGGAAAGATCTTATAAAAATAGGTAGAACTCATTTTCAAGATGCAGTGCCAATTTCCCTTGGTCAAGAAGTTTCTGCATGGTCAAAACAACTAAAGGACGCTGAAGATGCTCTGATAATTAGTCTTAATGAATTATGTTTCTTACCACTAGGTGGTACGGCAGTTGGTACAGGTATTAATTGTCCAAAAGATTTTTCAAAAGAATCTATAAAATCAATTTCAGAATATACTGGTTTATTTTTTTATAAGTCAAAGAATCATTTCTCTTTAATGGCATCTCATGATCGATTAGCCCAAGTAATGGGTCAAATAAAAATCCTAGCAAGTGCATTATTTAAGATTTCTAATGATATTAAAATATTGTCCTCAGGACCTAGATCTGGCATTTATGAATTAATAATTCCCAAAAATGAACCAGGGAGCTCAATCATGCCTGGGAAAGTTAATCCAACCCAATGTGAAGCATTATCAATGGTATGCACTCAAGTAATGGGTTTTGAATACGCAGTATCAATAGCTAATGCCAGCGGCACTTTACAAATGAATGAATATAAGCCACTAATTGGATTTAATATTCTCACGAGTATAAAATTACTGAATCATGCGATAAGTAACTTCAGACTAAAATTAGTTGAAGGGATACAACCAAACCCAAAAACTATAAAAGCTAATCTTGAAAATTCACTAATGCTTGTAACTGCATTGGTTCCCAAAATAGGTTATGAAAAAGCAGCAGAAATTGCGAATCTTGCTTTTAATGAATCAATCAACTTAAAAGAAGCAACAATAAAATTAGGTTACTTAACTGCTAATGAATTTGAGGATGCTATAAATACTAATAAAATGATTTAA
- a CDS encoding DEAD/DEAH box helicase: MLNLEEYFPFPLDPFQIEAIKAINSGNSVVLTAPTGSGKTLIGEFAIYRGLSHESRVFYTTPLKALSNQKFRDFINQFGEKKVGLLTGDISINRDAPILVMTTEIFRNMLYGEFEEFDDPLVNLESVILDECHYMNDPQRGTVWEETIIHCPSRAQIIALSATISNADQLQNWIEKVHGPTVLVNSNKRPVPLDFIFCSAKGLHPLLNNKGNGIHPNCKIWRAPKGQKKKGKVGRIMQPKAPPIAFVVSKLAERNMLPAIYFIFSRRGCDKAVEYIKDLSLVSYSEANLISQRLDVYLKNNEEGIKDKFHCEALKRGIASHHAGLLPAWKELVEELFQQGLIKVVFATETLAAGINMPARTTVISTLSKRTDEGHRLLFSSEFLQMSGRAGRRGKDLQGYVVTLQTRFEGAKEASSLAISEPNPLVSQFTPSYGMVLNLLQNYSLDKSRELIKRSFGSFLYLGESSEETAILYNLGRDLKELKKITSNISWQDFDSYEKLKSRLKEERRLLRILEKQAAEKLSEEITSALTFIKDGSLISIKAPQINRKVVPALICKKIYESKKIKSLLCLTIDNLFILIKPSYIVNIFPDLEEIEILRLEEPKMNFSGEVVRGDNESQTFVDRIFDISEKYDLRTPQYDLSTEVLAQKKLITNLEETITNQPAHKFGDSKKLKRYRKRIIEIEQEIVMKNNLMEEKENHNWIKFTDLIKILNHFGCLNDLELTEVGQSVGAIRSENELWVGLVLLSGYLDDLAPPDLAAIIQAICVDVRRPNLWCNFKPSIKVIDVFNELESLRKLVASKQNKFNINTPIFLETELTGIISEWARGKKWKELIFNTSLDEGDVVRILRRSMDVLSQIQYCVGVSNKLKNKAKLALKAINRFPVSESNDLLKVSDNINPATKRIDNNS, from the coding sequence TTGCTTAATTTAGAGGAATATTTCCCATTCCCACTAGATCCATTTCAAATAGAGGCAATAAAAGCTATTAATAGTGGAAATTCTGTTGTTTTAACTGCTCCAACTGGCTCAGGTAAAACATTAATCGGTGAATTTGCTATTTATAGAGGCTTATCCCATGAAAGTAGAGTTTTTTATACAACCCCTTTAAAAGCTTTATCAAATCAAAAGTTTAGAGATTTTATTAATCAATTTGGAGAGAAGAAAGTAGGTCTCTTAACTGGAGATATTAGTATCAATAGAGATGCTCCAATCTTAGTAATGACTACTGAGATTTTTAGGAATATGCTCTATGGAGAATTTGAAGAATTTGATGACCCATTGGTAAATCTGGAATCTGTAATTCTTGATGAATGTCATTATATGAACGATCCTCAAAGGGGGACAGTTTGGGAAGAAACAATAATTCATTGTCCAAGTAGAGCACAGATAATAGCTTTATCAGCAACTATCTCAAATGCAGACCAACTTCAAAATTGGATAGAAAAAGTTCATGGTCCTACAGTACTTGTGAACAGTAATAAAAGACCAGTTCCATTAGATTTTATTTTCTGTAGTGCCAAGGGACTTCATCCTCTTTTGAATAATAAGGGTAATGGGATTCATCCAAATTGTAAGATTTGGAGAGCACCAAAAGGGCAAAAAAAGAAGGGTAAAGTAGGAAGAATAATGCAACCAAAGGCGCCTCCGATTGCCTTTGTAGTCTCTAAACTTGCAGAGAGAAATATGTTACCAGCTATCTATTTTATTTTTAGTAGAAGAGGTTGTGACAAGGCTGTTGAGTATATAAAAGATTTATCTTTAGTAAGTTATTCAGAAGCAAATTTGATATCTCAAAGATTAGATGTTTATCTAAAAAATAATGAAGAGGGTATAAAAGATAAATTTCATTGTGAAGCTCTTAAACGAGGTATAGCTTCACACCATGCTGGTTTGCTTCCAGCATGGAAAGAGTTAGTAGAGGAACTATTTCAGCAAGGATTGATAAAAGTTGTTTTTGCAACTGAAACTTTAGCTGCGGGTATTAATATGCCTGCAAGAACAACAGTAATTTCAACATTATCAAAAAGGACTGATGAAGGACATAGATTATTATTTAGTAGTGAATTCTTGCAGATGTCAGGAAGAGCTGGAAGAAGAGGAAAGGATTTACAGGGATATGTTGTAACCTTACAAACTAGATTTGAGGGAGCAAAAGAAGCTAGTTCCTTGGCTATTAGTGAACCAAATCCACTAGTTAGTCAGTTCACACCAAGCTATGGAATGGTTCTTAACCTTTTGCAAAACTATAGTTTAGATAAATCTCGAGAGTTAATAAAAAGAAGTTTTGGGAGCTTTTTATATTTAGGGGAATCTTCAGAAGAGACTGCTATTCTTTATAATTTAGGAAGAGATTTAAAAGAACTAAAAAAAATAACTTCCAATATTTCATGGCAAGATTTCGATTCATACGAAAAGTTGAAAAGTCGTTTAAAAGAGGAAAGAAGATTGTTGAGGATATTAGAAAAACAAGCAGCTGAAAAATTATCAGAAGAAATTACTAGTGCACTTACCTTTATTAAAGATGGAAGTTTAATTTCCATAAAAGCCCCTCAAATAAATAGAAAAGTTGTTCCAGCTTTAATTTGTAAAAAAATATATGAATCAAAAAAAATTAAAAGTTTGCTTTGTTTAACAATTGATAATTTATTTATCCTTATAAAACCTTCTTACATAGTCAATATTTTTCCTGATCTAGAAGAAATTGAAATTTTGAGGCTTGAAGAACCCAAGATGAATTTCTCAGGAGAAGTTGTAAGAGGTGATAATGAATCACAAACTTTTGTAGATAGAATTTTTGATATTTCTGAAAAATATGATTTAAGAACTCCTCAATATGACCTATCAACTGAAGTTTTGGCACAAAAGAAACTAATTACTAATTTGGAAGAAACAATTACTAATCAGCCTGCGCATAAATTTGGTGACTCTAAAAAATTAAAAAGATATAGAAAAAGGATTATCGAGATTGAGCAAGAAATAGTTATGAAAAATAATCTTATGGAAGAAAAAGAAAATCATAACTGGATAAAATTTACTGATTTAATAAAAATTTTGAATCATTTTGGCTGTTTAAATGATTTAGAGCTTACCGAAGTAGGGCAATCAGTTGGTGCAATAAGAAGTGAAAATGAATTATGGGTTGGACTTGTTTTACTTAGTGGATACTTGGATGATTTGGCCCCTCCTGATTTAGCCGCAATCATTCAAGCAATTTGTGTGGATGTAAGAAGACCCAATCTTTGGTGTAATTTTAAGCCTTCCATAAAAGTTATAGATGTTTTTAATGAGTTAGAGAGCCTAAGAAAATTAGTAGCCTCGAAACAAAATAAGTTTAATATTAACACTCCAATTTTTTTAGAAACGGAGTTGACTGGGATAATTTCAGAATGGGCGAGAGGTAAAAAATGGAAAGAACTAATTTTTAATACTTCTCTAGATGAGGGGGATGTTGTAAGGATCTTAAGAAGGTCTATGGATGTTTTATCACAAATTCAATATTGCGTAGGAGTAAGTAATAAACTAAAAAATAAAGCAAAGTTAGCCTTAAAAGCTATAAATAGATTTCCTGTTTCTGAATCGAATGATTTGTTAAAAGTCTCTGATAATATTAATCCAGCAACGAAAAGAATTGATAATAATTCCTAA
- a CDS encoding aminotransferase class I/II-fold pyridoxal phosphate-dependent enzyme: protein MNRVKIPKNRLRKLKTFTLGQKPYELQGVNPKKVKNNFIDLCSNDYFGLSRDNDVIKASYEISLSEGLGSGSSRFITGSRPIHKLLETQLAEWLNQEKVLLFPSGFQANIAAVQGLANRNSIVIADKFIHNSLLVGVKAAGSKLVRFEHNDLKDLENKILKFNSSQKSILIIVESLYSMEGSIAPLKEIAGICKKYNVELLVDEAHAIGILGTEGKGLSFDLSDEITMLTGTFGKSFGSGGAFIACNSKIGEHLIQTSGAFRYTTALSPALSAGALKSLQKIKANHEWGINLLISSKKWKKEILRNLSYPVKGESQILSIIVGQEEKAILLQKHLEKNGFLAIAIRPPTVPVNESRIRLTIRRDLNLDILDNFISVLKTFK, encoded by the coding sequence ATGAATAGAGTAAAAATCCCAAAAAATAGACTTCGTAAATTAAAAACATTCACATTAGGTCAAAAGCCATATGAACTTCAAGGTGTAAATCCAAAGAAAGTTAAAAATAACTTTATTGACTTATGTAGTAATGATTATTTTGGATTAAGTAGAGATAATGATGTAATAAAAGCCTCTTATGAAATAAGCTTATCTGAAGGTCTTGGTTCAGGCAGTTCGAGATTCATAACGGGCTCTAGACCAATACATAAATTATTAGAGACACAACTTGCCGAATGGCTTAATCAGGAAAAAGTGCTTTTATTTCCTAGCGGTTTCCAAGCTAATATTGCTGCCGTGCAAGGTTTAGCTAACAGAAATAGTATTGTAATTGCAGATAAATTTATTCATAATTCTTTATTAGTTGGAGTAAAAGCTGCCGGATCAAAACTAGTAAGATTCGAACATAATGATCTAAAAGACTTAGAAAATAAAATTCTTAAATTCAATTCATCGCAAAAGTCCATTCTTATAATTGTTGAATCCCTTTACAGTATGGAAGGTTCAATTGCTCCTCTCAAAGAAATTGCTGGGATTTGTAAAAAGTATAATGTTGAATTATTAGTCGACGAAGCTCATGCTATTGGGATTTTAGGGACTGAAGGGAAAGGTTTAAGTTTTGATTTATCTGATGAAATAACTATGCTTACTGGAACCTTTGGCAAATCGTTTGGTAGCGGCGGGGCTTTCATAGCTTGCAACTCAAAAATTGGTGAACACCTTATTCAAACGAGTGGGGCTTTTAGATATACAACTGCTCTTTCCCCAGCTTTATCTGCAGGTGCACTTAAATCGCTCCAAAAAATCAAAGCCAATCACGAATGGGGGATTAATTTATTGATCTCTTCTAAAAAATGGAAAAAAGAAATTCTTCGAAATTTAAGTTACCCAGTTAAGGGAGAATCTCAAATCTTATCTATAATTGTCGGACAAGAAGAAAAGGCAATCCTTCTACAAAAACATCTTGAAAAAAACGGTTTTTTAGCTATTGCTATTAGACCACCTACTGTTCCTGTGAACGAATCAAGAATAAGGCTAACAATTAGAAGAGATTTAAATTTAGACATACTTGATAATTTTATTTCTGTTTTAAAAACCTTCAAATGA
- a CDS encoding methyltransferase domain-containing protein, which yields MKNKIWNETVKNNFNNASANYLSYSNIQKHFADKIVYFLKDLNIQKGEWIDLGSGTGLLADEIEKEFSTKNISRIDFSKKMLLQNKDSSKKILWDLNNGLPPSIRNCPLMTSNFCIHWLDNPEKIIRDWFNKLRSGGYLIISYPTINSFPEWKQTCLETNIEYSGLTFPVSKNIVKSFNSDEIFFSNKYLYIENFPDVYKLFRSIVNVGAQSTKCKRNKVCELKAIQKFWPKTATNSVNLTWEINIEILKKS from the coding sequence ATGAAAAATAAAATCTGGAATGAAACAGTTAAAAATAACTTTAATAATGCTTCAGCAAATTATTTAAGTTATTCAAATATTCAAAAGCATTTTGCTGATAAGATTGTTTATTTCTTAAAAGATCTAAATATTCAAAAAGGTGAATGGATAGATCTTGGTTCAGGAACTGGGTTATTAGCTGATGAAATAGAAAAAGAATTTTCTACAAAAAATATTAGCCGAATTGATTTCAGCAAAAAAATGCTTCTTCAAAATAAGGACTCTAGTAAAAAGATTTTATGGGATTTAAATAATGGTTTACCTCCATCAATTAGAAACTGTCCTCTAATGACATCTAACTTTTGTATACACTGGTTAGACAATCCCGAAAAAATAATAAGAGATTGGTTTAACAAATTAAGATCTGGTGGTTATTTAATAATTTCATATCCCACAATAAATTCATTCCCGGAATGGAAGCAAACTTGCTTAGAAACTAATATTGAATATAGTGGCTTAACTTTCCCTGTTTCAAAAAATATAGTCAAAAGTTTCAACTCTGACGAAATATTCTTCTCAAATAAATACTTATATATAGAAAACTTTCCAGATGTTTATAAACTTTTCAGAAGCATAGTAAACGTGGGAGCTCAATCAACCAAGTGTAAACGTAATAAAGTATGTGAATTAAAAGCAATACAAAAGTTTTGGCCTAAGACGGCAACTAATTCAGTTAATCTTACATGGGAAATTAATATTGAAATATTAAAAAAATCATGA
- the bioD gene encoding dethiobiotin synthase → MSAIKNKFQFVICGTDTDIGKTLISSFFVRGLNSFYWKPIQSGIESETDSQAVARLAKVNKAKIISEAYIFREPVSPHWAAEIDQKVINFQLLNLPNIDGSLIVETAGGLMVPITRNYLQIDQIKKWDIPVILICKSGLGTLNHTLLSIEALRKRNIKILGLVINGKKHLDNPKTLTEFSSLPIIAEFPYIQKIDSNNLDILWEELNIKNKLITLLNQKK, encoded by the coding sequence ATGAGCGCTATAAAGAATAAATTCCAATTTGTTATTTGTGGGACAGATACTGATATCGGAAAGACATTAATTAGTTCTTTTTTTGTAAGAGGATTAAATTCTTTTTACTGGAAGCCTATTCAAAGTGGCATTGAGTCAGAGACTGATAGTCAAGCTGTTGCACGACTTGCAAAAGTGAACAAAGCAAAAATAATCAGTGAAGCTTATATCTTTAGAGAACCTGTTTCTCCTCATTGGGCGGCAGAAATAGATCAAAAAGTTATAAATTTTCAGCTATTAAATTTACCAAATATCGATGGGTCATTAATTGTAGAAACAGCGGGGGGCTTAATGGTCCCAATTACAAGAAATTATTTGCAAATAGATCAAATCAAGAAATGGGATATCCCTGTAATACTTATATGCAAGAGCGGCCTTGGGACTCTTAATCACACTCTTCTTAGTATTGAGGCATTAAGAAAAAGAAATATTAAAATTCTAGGTCTAGTTATAAACGGAAAAAAACACTTAGATAATCCAAAAACATTAACTGAATTTAGTAGTCTTCCTATAATTGCGGAATTTCCATATATCCAGAAAATTGACTCTAATAATTTAGATATACTTTGGGAAGAGCTCAATATTAAAAATAAATTGATCACCTTATTAAATCAAAAAAAATAA